The genomic region catataatattgGAACTTTAATGAAGTTTCGTTAGATGTACTGGCAATTTGTGATCTAAAGAAAGTGCCAGTATCAGCCAGCAGCTATTATCTAGTAGCATTTGAATAGCTAAACATTTAGCCTGGCCAGTCCATGAATGTGAAACCTGCAGGAAAAGCTTACATATGTTGCTCCAGGAGGTGGCATGAATAAGACCAGAGGTTTAATGCCATATTATAGTGTAGTTGACAATGTTGACAATGTAAAAAGGCACTGCTGGACAAATGAGATGTTAAACAGCCTTGAACCCAAGGGTATTAATAGGATAGTCCACAATACCAACTATTCTATATTCGTTTATGCACCATGTTGCTCTAAACCTGCATGACTCTCTTTCTTCggtaaaacataaacaaagataTCCTGAAGAATGTTGCTTAACTAGTTTTGCTTACAGTGCAGATTGAATCTTTTTGGTTACTAAAActgttctttacatttttttctttgtgttctaCAAAACAAAGTAAGTCATACTGTTtaaaacatgagggtgagtaaaagatgGCAAAATTTGTTTTGATTGGACTATAAAGTCTCACTGCCGTAAAGCAAATGTCATTTTACACTGTACAGAGAATATACAATCTTTGACCGCTAATTAAAGCctaataaaagacatttattattacacattatagCCACTGCTTTTGAGTCTGGGCCTTGTCATACtaaatcctttttttccccctgttagttgcattaaataaaactttactgTAGCAGCTGTATCAATTTTTATGTCACATGACAAGAAAGTGTGCAAAAATGAGCAGTCACAAAACATCTATTAACAAACATTGTCAAAATGTTTGcaggttagtttttttttatagttttattagttttcattttattaaacataattatacCTCAGATTATTATCTCCATGGTCAGTAACATATCCAATATATTTCAGTTCCGTACCGAAGTGCTAATTTTTAAGCCACTGCTAAACGTGTTGCTCTATGACAAATGGTTTGACTTTGCCTTTACCAAAAGTAAAGTAGTATTTAAACAAACAGCTGAAGGCCTGATCTCTCAGACCATATATAAGAGGACTTAAGCATTTGGGGAAAatgataaacattaaaaagcaaaaatacatcacattcAATAAAGTAATGTAGTCAGTATAAACATAAATGGCTTCTTGGATCACTCCAACTAAAATGGATGCAGCACAGAGTCCCAGCTGTATTAAATGCAGCAGAACAGTCTTGTTGGCTTTTTTGGCTGACGTTTTATCACAGGCAGCTGTTTTAGCCACAGCTGCTATAGAGGCGTAAGTAAAGataataacaaaacacacagacacaaaaaatacacatgtaAAAGCTATTTCAAGTTTCTTATAGACCTGCAGCCTGAAAAGAGTGGTTCTTGAACAGAATAAATGCATTGCTGTGTTTGTAGAATCAATGGCATAGAAAATAATCATCTCAGACAAGCACTGAATCAAACCTAACATCCAAACAACACCAATGGAAATGTGTGTTCTTCTGTAACTGGTGATTTCTGCATGTCTGAGAGGAAAGCAGATTGCCACATACCTCTCAAGTGACATTAAAGCCAGATTTATTGTAGAAACCTGAAAGAGAGCTTGTGCAGCAATGAGAAGAACAAGACagacatttttcataattaaaatccTACTGACAG from Puntigrus tetrazona isolate hp1 chromosome 21, ASM1883169v1, whole genome shotgun sequence harbors:
- the LOC122326054 gene encoding odorant receptor 131-2-like; translation: MSNFNESKTNLTQTLLVLDRDAPMKAVLFVTPCVIFLYVNGVMLFTLRKKTVFQEASRYILFGHMLWVDTLNLFMSVVLYICAVSRILIMKNVCLVLLIAAQALFQVSTINLALMSLERYVAICFPLRHAEITSYRRTHISIGVVWMLGLIQCLSEMIIFYAIDSTNTAMHLFCSRTTLFRLQVYKKLEIAFTCVFFVSVCFVIIFTYASIAAVAKTAACDKTSAKKANKTVLLHLIQLGLCAASILVGVIQEAIYVYTDYITLLNVMYFCFLMFIIFPKCLSPLIYGLRDQAFSCLFKYYFTFGKGKVKPFVIEQHV